The Pedobacter roseus genome contains a region encoding:
- the ilvB gene encoding biosynthetic-type acetolactate synthase large subunit, with protein sequence METAQETIQQTEAKAETSKTFKGTGSQVLLNGLIEEGVTTIFGYPGGAIMPIYDALYDYADKLEHILVRHEQGGIHAAQGFARASGEVGVVFATSGPGATNLVTGLADAQIDSTPLVCITGQVFAHLLGTDAFQETDVINITTPVTKWNYQVTDAKEIQEVLAKAFYIAKSGRPGPVLIDITKNAQIQIEEFPEYIKCNHIRSYRPKPKVRMEYIEQAAELINSAKKPFILFGQGVVLGKAEEEFKAFINKTGIPAAWTIMGEGAIPTSHPLNVGMLGMHGNYGPNVLTNECDVLIAIGMRFDDRVTGRLDKYAKQAKVVHLDIDPAEIDKNVKAEVGVWGDCKETLPLLTNLVNENKHEDWLAKFRQYNQEEIDQVITPELYPTGDEMTMGEVLRNINEICGGDAIIVTDVGQHQMVACRYAKFNNTRSNITSGGLGTMGFGLPAAIGAKYGAPDKTVIAIIGDGGFQMTPQELGTIMQFGAAVKILILNNRFLGMVRQWQQLFHDKRYSFVNITSPDFVALAKSYYIEASKVDERANLRQALETMINHEGSYLLEVMVGRENNVFPMVPQGMSVSEIRLK encoded by the coding sequence GCCGATAAATTAGAACATATATTGGTCCGCCATGAACAAGGTGGAATCCACGCCGCTCAGGGTTTTGCAAGAGCAAGCGGTGAGGTTGGCGTTGTATTTGCAACCAGCGGACCAGGTGCAACAAATTTGGTTACTGGTTTAGCCGATGCACAGATCGACAGTACACCATTGGTTTGTATCACCGGACAGGTTTTCGCCCATTTATTAGGTACGGATGCTTTCCAGGAAACGGATGTAATCAACATTACTACCCCGGTTACCAAATGGAATTATCAGGTTACTGATGCCAAAGAAATTCAGGAGGTATTGGCCAAAGCTTTTTACATTGCTAAAAGCGGCAGACCAGGTCCTGTTTTAATCGACATTACCAAAAATGCACAAATACAGATTGAGGAATTTCCTGAATATATAAAATGTAACCACATACGCAGTTATCGTCCGAAACCAAAAGTTAGGATGGAATATATAGAGCAAGCGGCCGAATTAATCAACTCAGCCAAAAAACCATTCATTTTATTTGGCCAGGGTGTTGTTTTAGGAAAAGCTGAAGAAGAATTTAAAGCTTTTATCAATAAAACAGGTATTCCTGCTGCTTGGACTATCATGGGCGAAGGTGCTATTCCAACTTCACACCCTTTAAACGTAGGTATGTTGGGTATGCATGGTAATTACGGACCAAATGTGCTAACCAACGAATGTGATGTGCTAATTGCCATAGGTATGCGTTTTGATGACCGAGTAACTGGTCGTTTAGACAAATATGCAAAACAAGCTAAAGTAGTGCATTTAGATATCGATCCTGCTGAGATTGACAAAAATGTTAAAGCTGAGGTTGGCGTTTGGGGCGATTGTAAAGAAACTTTACCCCTGCTAACCAATTTGGTTAACGAAAACAAACACGAAGATTGGTTAGCTAAATTCAGACAATATAACCAGGAGGAAATAGACCAGGTTATTACACCTGAACTTTATCCAACAGGTGATGAAATGACCATGGGCGAAGTGTTGCGCAACATTAACGAAATTTGTGGTGGCGATGCTATAATTGTTACTGATGTTGGTCAGCACCAAATGGTAGCCTGCCGTTACGCAAAATTCAATAATACCCGCAGCAACATTACTTCTGGTGGATTAGGAACCATGGGTTTTGGTTTACCAGCAGCTATTGGGGCTAAATATGGTGCTCCTGACAAAACGGTTATTGCCATTATCGGCGATGGTGGTTTCCAGATGACACCTCAGGAATTAGGTACCATCATGCAGTTTGGTGCAGCAGTAAAAATCCTGATCCTGAACAACCGTTTCTTAGGTATGGTTCGTCAATGGCAGCAGTTATTCCATGATAAACGCTATTCTTTTGTAAACATCACCAGTCCTGATTTTGTGGCATTGGCTAAATCTTACTACATCGAAGCGAGCAAAGTTGATGAACGTGCAAACTTAAGACAAGCGTTAGAAACGATGATCAACCACGAAGGCTCTTATTTATTAGAAGTTATGGTAGGTAGAGAAAATAACGTTTTCCCGATGGTTCCTCAGGGAATGAGCGTAAGCGAAATCAGGTTGAAGTAA
- the ilvN gene encoding acetolactate synthase small subunit, translating to MSTENTLEHKIDKADLEGKQEYTITVYAENRIGLLNRIAIIFSKRKINIESLNTSPSEIDGIHRFNIVIHEGYEVVRKLARQIEKQIEVLKVYFNTNEEIIWQELALYKVSTDEIAEKVTVERLLRQYGASAVVIRKDYTVFAVTGHREETDALVKALEPYELIEFVRSARVAIIKDSAGFHEKLKEFEAFEPGEELIENEFLEKGEKIFTM from the coding sequence ATGAGTACTGAAAACACATTAGAACATAAAATAGATAAAGCCGATTTAGAAGGTAAGCAGGAATACACCATCACGGTTTATGCCGAAAACCGCATCGGTTTGTTAAACAGGATTGCGATTATCTTCTCGAAAAGAAAAATTAATATTGAGAGTTTAAATACATCGCCATCAGAAATTGATGGAATACACCGTTTCAACATCGTTATTCACGAAGGTTATGAAGTGGTGAGGAAACTTGCCCGCCAAATTGAAAAGCAGATTGAGGTATTAAAAGTATATTTCAACACTAACGAAGAAATTATCTGGCAGGAACTGGCACTTTACAAGGTTTCTACAGATGAAATTGCCGAAAAAGTAACTGTTGAGCGTTTATTAAGGCAATATGGCGCAAGCGCTGTAGTGATCCGCAAAGATTATACAGTTTTTGCAGTAACAGGTCACCGCGAAGAGACTGATGCTTTGGTAAAAGCCTTAGAACCTTACGAATTAATTGAATTTGTACGTTCTGCACGCGTAGCAATCATTAAAGATAGCGCTGGTTTCCACGAAAAACTTAAAGAGTTTGAAGCTTTCGAACCAGGGGAAGAACTGATAGAAAACGAGTTTTTAGAAAAAGGAGAGAAAATCTTTACAATGTAG
- a CDS encoding glyoxalase superfamily protein: protein MKCNKAIPILRIFDYDKAIEFYVNWLGFKIDWQHTFEKNAPVYIQVSLNGIELHLSEHHGDSAPGAHVYIDCVGLKEFHKEITAKNYKYNRPGLEKTFHGTWAVTVNDPFFNQITFNEERNEAQNTEIKD from the coding sequence ATGAAATGCAATAAAGCCATACCGATTTTAAGGATATTCGATTACGACAAAGCAATTGAATTTTATGTAAACTGGCTGGGCTTTAAAATAGACTGGCAACACACTTTTGAAAAAAATGCCCCGGTTTATATACAGGTTTCATTGAACGGTATCGAACTGCATTTAAGCGAACACCATGGAGATAGTGCCCCTGGAGCGCATGTTTACATTGATTGTGTAGGTTTAAAGGAATTCCATAAAGAAATAACAGCAAAGAATTACAAATACAACAGACCAGGCTTAGAGAAAACTTTTCATGGAACCTGGGCAGTAACTGTAAACGATCCGTTCTTTAACCAGATTACTTTTAACGAAGAGCGAAACGAAGCTCAAAATACAGAGATTAAAGATTAA
- a CDS encoding DinB family protein: protein MNEVFDFIINSRKAFIKLIDGLTIEELNKIPDGFNNNIIWNFGHIVVSTQTLCYVRTGILEDAASVKFNDYYKKDTRPTYTVSEEEVAELKTIAIESIERIKADYANGKFSSITPFTTATYGVQLNSIEEVLITTIGHDNVHCGYASALKKYM from the coding sequence ATGAACGAAGTATTTGATTTTATAATAAACTCACGCAAGGCATTTATCAAGTTAATTGATGGTTTAACCATCGAAGAACTGAATAAAATCCCTGATGGTTTTAACAACAACATCATCTGGAATTTTGGGCACATCGTTGTGAGTACACAAACGCTTTGTTACGTGCGCACAGGAATATTAGAAGATGCAGCATCGGTAAAGTTTAACGACTATTACAAAAAGGATACAAGACCAACCTATACCGTATCAGAAGAAGAAGTAGCAGAATTGAAAACCATAGCAATTGAAAGTATTGAAAGAATAAAAGCAGATTATGCAAACGGAAAATTTTCGAGCATCACTCCTTTTACAACTGCAACTTATGGCGTGCAACTGAATAGTATAGAAGAGGTCTTGATTACAACCATTGGTCACGATAACGTGCATTGCGGTTACGCATCGGCACTGAAAAAGTATATGTAA
- the ilvC gene encoding ketol-acid reductoisomerase yields the protein MANYFNTLPLREKLNQLGVCDFMDSAEFLDGVSALKGKKLVIVGCGAQGLNQGLNLRDSGLDVSYTLRKEAIEGKRDSWKNATENNFTVGTYEELIPNADVVINLTPDKQHTAVVNAIMPLMKEGATLLYSHGFNIVEEGMQIRKDLTVIMVAPKCPGSEVRAEYVRGFGVPTLIAVHPENDPQGKGLAQAKAYCVGTGGHRAGVLKSSFVAEVKSDLMGEQTILCGLLQTGSILSFDKMVEKGIDAGYASKLVQYGVEVITEALKQGGITAMMDRLSNVAKIKAFEISEELKDIMRPLFQKHQDDIMSGEFSRTMMEDWANGDKNLLKWRAETGETAFEKTPAGDVKIGEQEYFDNYTLMVAFVRAGVELAFETMVQAGIKPESAYYESLHETPLIANTIARKKLFEMNRVISDTAEYGCYLFDQACKPLLGDFMKKVDTDLVGKNFNEGKDGAVDNRKLIDVNEAIRSHEVEQIGATLRKAMTAMKAIKTA from the coding sequence ATGGCAAATTATTTTAACACACTACCTCTTAGAGAAAAATTAAACCAATTAGGTGTTTGCGACTTCATGGACAGTGCCGAATTTTTAGATGGCGTTAGCGCTTTAAAAGGCAAAAAACTGGTAATTGTAGGTTGTGGCGCACAAGGCTTAAACCAGGGTTTAAATTTAAGAGATAGTGGTTTAGATGTAAGCTACACTTTACGTAAGGAAGCAATTGAAGGTAAACGCGATTCGTGGAAAAATGCAACTGAAAATAACTTCACTGTTGGCACTTACGAAGAGCTGATTCCAAATGCAGATGTAGTAATTAACCTTACTCCAGATAAACAACACACCGCTGTTGTAAATGCAATTATGCCTTTAATGAAAGAAGGTGCTACTTTATTATATTCTCACGGTTTCAATATCGTTGAAGAAGGCATGCAGATCCGTAAAGACTTAACCGTGATTATGGTTGCGCCTAAATGTCCGGGTAGTGAAGTTAGAGCGGAATATGTTCGTGGTTTCGGTGTACCTACCCTAATTGCTGTTCACCCTGAAAACGATCCTCAGGGTAAAGGCTTAGCTCAGGCAAAAGCATATTGCGTAGGTACTGGTGGCCATAGAGCAGGTGTACTAAAATCTTCTTTCGTAGCCGAAGTAAAATCTGATTTAATGGGCGAGCAAACCATCCTTTGTGGTTTATTGCAAACAGGTTCTATCCTATCTTTCGATAAAATGGTAGAAAAAGGAATCGATGCAGGTTACGCTTCCAAATTGGTTCAATATGGCGTTGAAGTAATTACCGAAGCCTTAAAACAAGGTGGTATTACGGCCATGATGGACAGGTTAAGCAATGTGGCTAAAATCAAAGCTTTCGAAATTTCGGAAGAATTGAAAGACATTATGCGTCCATTATTCCAAAAACACCAGGACGACATTATGAGTGGCGAATTTAGCCGTACCATGATGGAAGACTGGGCAAACGGCGATAAAAACCTTTTAAAATGGAGAGCTGAAACTGGTGAAACTGCTTTTGAAAAAACACCAGCTGGTGATGTAAAAATCGGCGAGCAGGAATATTTTGATAACTATACTTTGATGGTTGCTTTTGTTCGTGCTGGTGTTGAACTGGCTTTCGAAACCATGGTACAGGCAGGTATCAAACCAGAATCTGCTTACTATGAGTCGTTACACGAAACGCCACTTATCGCCAACACCATTGCACGTAAAAAATTGTTCGAAATGAACCGCGTAATTTCTGATACTGCAGAATATGGTTGCTATTTGTTCGATCAGGCTTGTAAACCACTTTTAGGCGATTTCATGAAAAAAGTAGATACTGATTTAGTTGGTAAAAACTTTAATGAAGGTAAAGATGGCGCTGTTGATAACAGAAAACTAATTGATGTTAACGAAGCTATCCGTTCACACGAAGTAGAGCAAATCGGAGCTACATTGCGTAAAGCAATGACAGCAATGAAGGCGATTAAAACTGCATAG
- the leuC gene encoding 3-isopropylmalate dehydratase large subunit, with product MSKTLVEKIWDAHVVKSEEGFPDILYIDTHLIHEVTSPQAFDGLRKRGLPVFRPKQTVATADHNVPTLNQLLPIKEELSRYQVDMLTKNCAEFGIELYGLGHPFQGIVHVIGPELGITLPGKTMVCGDSHTSTHGAFGAIAFGIGTSQVEQVFATQCLLQSKPKTMKIEVNGKLGQGVGAKDIILYIIAQISAAGGTGYFIEYAGSAIEALSMEARMTICNMSIEMGARGGLIAPDQTTFDYIKGREFAPAGEEWDKALAYWKTLYSDADAKFDSVLTFDAADIAPMITYGTNPGMGMGIQEHIPATGAQPEKEKLSYQKALDYMGFDDDSSLIGKPVDYVFIGSCTNSRIEDLREVADFVKDKRKADNVTVWIVPGSKQVEQQAKNEGLDKIFEAAGFQLREPGCSACLGMNEDKIPAGKYCVSTSNRNFEGRQGQNARTLLASPLTAAAAAVTGKITDVREMLEKA from the coding sequence ATGTCAAAAACATTAGTAGAAAAAATTTGGGATGCTCACGTTGTAAAAAGTGAAGAAGGATTTCCCGATATTTTATACATTGATACACACTTAATACATGAGGTAACTTCTCCGCAGGCATTTGATGGCTTGCGCAAAAGAGGTTTACCTGTTTTCCGTCCGAAACAAACTGTTGCCACTGCCGATCATAACGTTCCAACCTTAAACCAGTTGTTACCCATTAAAGAGGAGCTTTCGCGCTATCAGGTAGATATGTTAACCAAAAACTGTGCAGAATTCGGCATAGAGCTTTATGGATTAGGTCATCCTTTTCAAGGGATTGTACACGTTATCGGTCCAGAGCTGGGCATAACTCTACCGGGTAAAACGATGGTTTGCGGTGATAGCCATACCTCTACCCATGGTGCTTTTGGCGCTATTGCATTTGGCATCGGCACTTCTCAGGTAGAACAGGTTTTCGCAACGCAATGTTTATTGCAGTCGAAACCTAAAACCATGAAAATTGAGGTAAACGGCAAACTTGGACAAGGTGTTGGGGCAAAAGACATTATCTTATACATTATAGCTCAAATCTCTGCCGCTGGCGGTACAGGTTATTTTATTGAATATGCAGGTTCGGCAATCGAGGCTTTAAGTATGGAAGCCCGTATGACCATCTGTAACATGAGTATCGAAATGGGGGCACGTGGAGGCTTAATTGCACCAGACCAAACCACTTTTGATTACATTAAAGGAAGAGAATTTGCTCCTGCAGGCGAAGAGTGGGATAAAGCTTTAGCCTATTGGAAAACTTTATATAGCGATGCTGATGCCAAATTCGATAGTGTGTTAACTTTCGATGCAGCTGATATCGCCCCAATGATCACCTACGGAACAAATCCGGGGATGGGTATGGGTATTCAGGAACATATTCCGGCAACTGGCGCACAACCAGAAAAAGAAAAACTTTCGTACCAAAAAGCATTGGATTATATGGGCTTTGATGATGATTCATCATTGATCGGAAAACCAGTTGATTATGTGTTCATCGGAAGCTGTACCAACTCACGCATTGAGGATTTACGCGAAGTTGCGGATTTTGTAAAAGATAAACGCAAAGCTGATAATGTTACCGTTTGGATTGTACCAGGATCGAAACAAGTAGAGCAACAGGCTAAAAACGAAGGTTTAGATAAAATTTTCGAAGCTGCTGGTTTCCAGTTACGCGAACCTGGCTGTAGTGCCTGTTTAGGGATGAACGAAGATAAAATACCGGCGGGTAAATACTGTGTGTCTACATCGAACAGAAACTTTGAAGGTAGACAGGGACAAAATGCACGTACCTTATTGGCCAGTCCGCTTACCGCAGCAGCAGCAGCCGTAACAGGAAAAATTACCGACGTAAGAGAAATGTTGGAGAAAGCTTAA
- a CDS encoding antibiotic biosynthesis monooxygenase family protein: MTLEVAILNVKAGLSADFEKAFKEAQKIISSMEGYISHQLQKCVEVENKYILLVNWETLEAHTEGFRGSAAYQDWKKLLHHFYDPFPTVEHFTKVEGSKA; the protein is encoded by the coding sequence ATGACACTAGAAGTTGCCATACTAAATGTAAAAGCCGGATTATCGGCCGATTTTGAAAAAGCTTTTAAAGAGGCACAAAAAATCATTTCCTCAATGGAAGGTTACATTTCGCATCAGCTTCAAAAGTGCGTAGAGGTAGAAAATAAATATATTCTGCTGGTAAATTGGGAAACCCTGGAAGCACATACCGAAGGTTTCAGAGGATCAGCAGCATACCAGGATTGGAAGAAGTTATTGCATCACTTTTATGATCCCTTTCCAACAGTTGAGCACTTTACTAAGGTAGAAGGTAGTAAGGCTTAA